The Streptomyces sp. DH-12 genome has a window encoding:
- a CDS encoding TetR/AcrR family transcriptional regulator, which translates to MAVDRDHVLRSAAALLARRSTATMDEVAKAAGISRATLHRQFAGRDALVRALEALGIAECEAALAAARIDEGPATDAVRRLVAEIEPQAGLLSFLYSENELFEGEEQNEGWARIDESIADLFRRGQSSGEFRIDLTPVWLTEALYGLLASAAWAVAEGRVAPKDFTHMIVELLLGGVRRPQEPATPEAPAARKES; encoded by the coding sequence ATGGCTGTCGACCGAGACCACGTGCTGCGCAGCGCCGCCGCACTGCTGGCCCGTAGATCCACCGCGACCATGGACGAGGTCGCCAAGGCGGCCGGGATCAGCCGCGCCACCCTGCACCGGCAGTTCGCCGGCCGGGACGCGCTGGTCCGCGCCCTCGAGGCACTGGGCATCGCCGAGTGCGAGGCCGCCCTCGCCGCCGCCCGCATCGACGAGGGGCCCGCCACCGACGCCGTGCGGCGCCTGGTCGCCGAGATCGAACCGCAGGCGGGCCTGCTCTCCTTCCTCTACTCCGAGAACGAGCTGTTCGAGGGCGAGGAGCAGAACGAGGGCTGGGCCAGGATCGACGAGAGCATCGCGGACCTGTTCCGGCGCGGTCAGTCGAGCGGCGAGTTCCGCATCGACCTCACCCCGGTCTGGCTCACCGAGGCCCTCTACGGCCTGCTCGCCTCCGCCGCCTGGGCGGTCGCCGAGGGCAGGGTCGCCCCCAAGGACTTCACCCACATGATCGTCGAGCTGCTGCTCGGCGGCGTACGACGCCCGCAGGAACCGGCGACGCCGGAAGCACCGGCGGCCAGGAAGGAATCATGA
- a CDS encoding MFS transporter — translation MTSAIRPQTPAGEGRRPGRWLALSVLVLAVLLVAVDATVLGLATPYISEDLAPTGSQLLWIGDVYSFVLAGLLVSMGSLGDRIGRKRILLYGAAAFGVVSVLNAYAHTPEVMIAARALLGVAGATLMPATLALIRNLFHDPRERSLAIGVWGATASAGTAVGPILGGLLLEHFWWGSVFLINLPVMAVLVVVGIKLLPESRTPEPGPWDLTSVALSLAGMIGVVYAVKETASHGFGASAPAAGLLGAAALYLFVRRQFVLPKPLLDMRLFRSRGFSGAVLADLLTVLGLSGLVFFLSQYFQLVQGRRPFEAGLAELPAAIGAVAAGLIAGRTARRFSVRSVVAGGLAAIGLSLAALTVIGQSTGYPLLGAALLVVGAGAGFSFTVTADVILSSVPKEQAGAASAVSETAYELGAALGIAVLGSIVTGVYRDFPAPPDTPAAAHESLGSAVEAATHMPAATAEPMLDAAREAFVNGLTLAAGAGAAILLSASAAAWLMLKNQQLDNS, via the coding sequence ATGACCAGCGCCATACGGCCGCAGACCCCGGCCGGGGAGGGGCGCCGCCCCGGCCGCTGGCTCGCCCTGTCGGTCCTCGTGCTCGCCGTCCTGCTGGTGGCCGTCGACGCGACCGTCCTCGGCCTCGCCACCCCCTACATCAGCGAGGACCTCGCGCCCACCGGCTCCCAGCTGCTGTGGATCGGCGACGTCTACTCGTTCGTGCTCGCCGGACTCCTCGTGTCGATGGGCAGCCTGGGCGACCGCATCGGCCGCAAGCGGATCCTGCTGTACGGCGCCGCCGCGTTCGGCGTGGTCTCCGTGCTCAACGCCTACGCGCACACGCCCGAGGTGATGATCGCGGCGCGTGCCCTGCTCGGCGTCGCCGGGGCCACGCTGATGCCGGCCACCCTCGCCCTGATCCGCAACCTCTTCCACGACCCGCGCGAGCGCAGCCTCGCCATCGGCGTCTGGGGCGCGACCGCCTCCGCGGGCACGGCGGTCGGCCCGATCCTCGGCGGCCTGCTGCTCGAACACTTCTGGTGGGGCTCGGTCTTCCTGATCAACCTGCCGGTCATGGCGGTCCTCGTGGTCGTCGGCATCAAGCTGCTGCCGGAGTCCCGCACGCCGGAGCCCGGCCCGTGGGACCTGACGAGCGTGGCCCTGTCGCTGGCCGGCATGATCGGCGTGGTCTACGCGGTGAAGGAGACCGCGAGCCACGGGTTCGGCGCGTCCGCCCCGGCCGCGGGTCTGCTGGGCGCGGCGGCCCTGTACCTGTTCGTCCGCCGCCAGTTCGTCCTTCCGAAGCCCCTCCTGGACATGCGGCTGTTCCGCAGCCGAGGGTTCAGCGGCGCGGTGCTGGCCGACCTGCTGACCGTCCTCGGCCTGTCCGGACTCGTCTTCTTCCTCTCCCAGTACTTCCAACTGGTCCAGGGACGGCGCCCGTTCGAGGCCGGACTCGCGGAACTCCCCGCCGCGATCGGCGCGGTGGCGGCCGGCCTGATCGCAGGCCGGACCGCCCGCCGCTTCTCGGTGCGCTCGGTCGTCGCCGGGGGACTGGCGGCCATCGGCCTGTCCCTGGCCGCCCTCACCGTCATCGGCCAGTCCACCGGCTACCCCCTGCTCGGGGCGGCCCTGCTGGTGGTCGGCGCGGGCGCGGGCTTCTCGTTCACGGTGACCGCGGACGTGATCCTCTCCAGCGTCCCGAAGGAACAGGCCGGCGCGGCCTCCGCCGTCTCCGAGACGGCGTACGAGCTGGGCGCGGCCCTGGGCATCGCCGTACTCGGCTCCATCGTCACCGGCGTCTACCGCGACTTCCCCGCCCCACCGGACACCCCGGCAGCCGCCCACGAGTCCCTGGGCAGCGCGGTGGAAGCGGCGACCCACATGCCCGCTGCCACCGCGGAGCCCATGCTCGACGCGGCCCGCGAGGCCTTCGTGAACGGTCTCACCCTGGCGGCGGGAGCAGGAGCGGCGATCCTCCTGTCGGCCTCGGCAGCGGCGTGGCTGATGCTGAAGAACCAGCAGCTGGACAATTCCTGA
- a CDS encoding lysophospholipid acyltransferase family protein, with the protein MSRFALIKAVLGPIMRLMFRPRVEGAEHIPGDGPVILAGNHLTFIDSMILPLVCDRQVFFIGKDEYVTGTGLKGRLMAWFFTGVGMIPVDRDGGRGGVAALMTGRRVLEEGNVFGIYPEGTRSPDGRLYRGRTGIARLTLMTGAPVVPFAMIGTDKLQPGGAGLPRPGRVTVRFGEAMEFSRYEGMDRDRYVLRAVTDSVMAEVMRLSGQEYVDMYASKAKEAA; encoded by the coding sequence TTGTCCCGCTTCGCGCTCATCAAGGCAGTGCTCGGTCCGATCATGCGCCTGATGTTCCGCCCACGGGTGGAGGGCGCGGAGCACATCCCGGGCGACGGTCCGGTGATCCTGGCCGGCAACCACCTCACGTTCATCGACTCGATGATCCTGCCGCTCGTCTGCGACCGGCAGGTCTTCTTCATCGGCAAGGACGAGTACGTCACCGGCACGGGCCTCAAGGGGCGGCTGATGGCGTGGTTCTTCACCGGCGTCGGCATGATCCCCGTCGACCGCGACGGCGGCCGGGGCGGGGTGGCCGCGCTGATGACCGGGCGCCGGGTGCTGGAGGAGGGCAACGTCTTCGGGATCTACCCGGAGGGCACCCGCTCCCCCGACGGCCGTCTGTACCGCGGCCGCACCGGCATCGCCCGGCTCACGCTGATGACCGGCGCGCCGGTGGTGCCGTTCGCCATGATCGGCACGGACAAGCTGCAGCCGGGCGGCGCGGGTCTGCCCCGGCCGGGGCGGGTCACCGTGCGGTTCGGCGAGGCGATGGAGTTCTCCCGCTACGAGGGCATGGACCGCGACCGGTACGTGCTGCGGGCGGTCACCGACTCGGTGATGGCGGAGGTCATGCGGCTGTCGGGACAGGAGTACGTGGACATGTACGCGAGCAAGGCGAAGGAAGCGGCGTAG
- a CDS encoding glycerophosphodiester phosphodiesterase yields the protein MATRESNEQASGTGRRALLGAAVLGAGGTVLGLGGTARAAQGAGRGHGRGRGPGSLPVPTIIGHRGASGYRPEHTLGSYQLALDMGADIVEAGDLVPTKDGHLVCRHEPEIGGTTDVADHPEFAGRRTTKTLDGVRVTGWFTEDFTLAELKRLRAVERIPANRPHNTLYDGRWEIPTFEEVLRWQDEQTRTRGKQVWIYPELKHPTYFRALGLGLEERVARLLRRHGKDRRNSPVILQSFEPTAVERLSGLVGNPLVVLLGAAGTRPWDFTEAGDPRTVDDLITPKGLKEIASYAQGIGPTLDLVVPRDGAGRLTEPTTLVRDAHRAGLIVHPYTLRNENPFLPAEFREGAGPDAYGDVFGAYRAYFATGIDGVFTDHPDTGLLAREDFVNR from the coding sequence ATGGCGACACGGGAGTCGAACGAGCAGGCGAGCGGGACCGGCCGGCGGGCCCTGCTCGGGGCGGCGGTCCTCGGCGCGGGCGGGACCGTCCTCGGACTGGGCGGCACGGCCCGGGCGGCCCAGGGCGCCGGGCGCGGGCACGGACGCGGCCGGGGTCCGGGCAGCCTGCCCGTGCCGACGATCATCGGCCACCGGGGCGCCAGCGGCTACCGGCCCGAGCACACTCTCGGCTCGTACCAGCTCGCCCTCGACATGGGCGCGGACATCGTCGAGGCCGGCGACCTCGTCCCCACCAAGGACGGTCACCTCGTCTGCCGGCACGAGCCGGAGATCGGCGGCACCACCGACGTCGCCGACCACCCCGAGTTCGCCGGCCGCCGCACCACCAAGACGCTGGACGGCGTCCGGGTCACCGGCTGGTTCACCGAGGACTTCACGCTCGCCGAGCTGAAGCGGCTGCGCGCCGTGGAGCGCATCCCGGCCAACCGCCCGCACAACACGCTGTACGACGGCCGCTGGGAGATCCCCACCTTCGAGGAGGTGCTGCGCTGGCAGGACGAGCAGACCCGGACGCGCGGCAAGCAGGTGTGGATCTACCCCGAGCTCAAGCACCCCACCTACTTCCGCGCGCTCGGCCTCGGCCTGGAGGAGCGGGTGGCGAGACTGCTGCGCCGGCACGGCAAGGACCGCAGGAACTCACCCGTCATCCTGCAGTCGTTCGAGCCGACGGCCGTCGAGCGGCTGAGCGGACTGGTCGGCAACCCGCTCGTCGTCCTGCTCGGCGCGGCGGGCACCCGCCCCTGGGACTTCACCGAGGCCGGCGATCCGCGCACCGTCGACGACCTGATCACGCCGAAGGGCCTGAAGGAGATCGCCTCCTACGCGCAGGGCATCGGCCCCACCCTCGACCTGGTCGTCCCGCGTGACGGGGCGGGCCGGCTCACCGAGCCCACCACCCTGGTCCGCGACGCCCACCGCGCGGGCCTGATCGTGCACCCCTACACCCTGCGCAACGAGAACCCGTTCCTGCCCGCGGAGTTCCGCGAGGGCGCCGGCCCCGACGCCTACGGCGACGTCTTCGGCGCCTACCGCGCCTACTTCGCCACCGGCATCGACGGCGTCTTCACCGACCACCCGGACACCGGCCTGCTGGCCCGCGAGGACTTCGTCAACCGCTGA
- a CDS encoding sigma factor, translated as MRTDPLSAHDPLSAHDPLSAHDLIALLGPLLAAEAAAEASGGGAEPGDLEQTVWLRLLERLRRDGPPHDPPLWLRRTVRAEARRIRRTARRETALTREPADTDRHDPERLALLAAHRRALRDAVRRLPGRCPGLLAALLSPSDPTYREIAGELGISQGSLGPERSRCLGCLRRLLAVEVAAR; from the coding sequence GTGAGAACCGACCCGCTCTCCGCGCACGACCCGCTCTCCGCGCACGACCCGCTCTCCGCCCACGACCTGATCGCCCTGCTCGGTCCGCTGCTCGCCGCGGAGGCCGCCGCCGAGGCGTCCGGCGGCGGCGCCGAACCGGGCGACCTGGAACAGACGGTGTGGCTCCGGCTGCTCGAGCGGCTCCGCCGCGACGGACCGCCGCACGACCCGCCGCTGTGGCTGCGCCGGACCGTCCGCGCGGAGGCCCGCCGGATCCGCCGCACGGCCCGCCGCGAGACGGCGCTGACCCGCGAACCCGCCGACACGGACCGGCACGACCCGGAACGGCTCGCGCTCCTCGCCGCCCACCGCCGTGCCCTGCGCGACGCCGTGCGCCGGCTCCCCGGCCGCTGCCCCGGTCTGCTCGCCGCGCTGTTGTCCCCGAGCGATCCGACCTACCGGGAAATCGCAGGGGAGTTGGGTATCTCACAGGGCAGTCTCGGCCCGGAACGTTCCAGATGCCTGGGATGTCTGCGTCGTTTACTCGCGGTGGAGGTTGCGGCGCGTTGA
- a CDS encoding GNAT family N-acetyltransferase, translated as MGMSVTISAAAEQDAEQIFRLQYLCFQSEAALYGNYRIDPLVQTLDSVREEVVGDCVFVARLGDEIVGSVHGRITEDGAAAIGKLCVHPRLQGHGIGARLLRAAESALAGERGARTFRLHAGHRSESNLRLYSKVGYQRVGTSRGDDGVPMIVLEKKAETYATTA; from the coding sequence ATGGGCATGAGCGTGACCATCTCTGCGGCGGCCGAGCAGGACGCGGAGCAGATCTTCAGGTTGCAGTACCTGTGCTTCCAGAGCGAAGCGGCCCTCTACGGCAACTACCGCATCGATCCCCTGGTCCAGACCCTGGACTCGGTCCGCGAAGAGGTCGTGGGGGACTGCGTGTTCGTGGCCCGCCTCGGCGACGAGATCGTCGGGTCGGTGCACGGCAGGATCACCGAGGACGGCGCCGCCGCGATCGGCAAGCTCTGCGTCCACCCCCGCCTCCAGGGCCACGGCATCGGCGCCCGGCTGCTCAGGGCGGCCGAGTCCGCCCTCGCCGGCGAGCGCGGCGCCCGCACCTTCCGGCTGCACGCCGGTCACCGCAGCGAGAGCAACCTCCGCCTCTACAGCAAGGTCGGCTACCAGCGCGTGGGCACGTCCCGCGGCGACGACGGCGTACCGATGATCGTGCTGGAGAAGAAGGCGGAGACGTACGCGACGACCGCCTGA
- a CDS encoding HAD family hydrolase has translation MTIHARALLFDNDGTLVSSLDSVNRCWTRWAVEHGLTAEDFARIELHGRPAAEIAADLLPAEAVPGAIARIEDLEVADVADGGVSLLPGTGEFLAGLPAERWAVVTSATRRLAEARLGAVGILPKTLITADDVTRGKPDPEPYLLAARTLGVDPADCVVFEDAPAGLQAGRAAGMRTVALATTHRAGELTADLVVDDLSALSALVTDAGIEVCARP, from the coding sequence ATGACCATTCACGCGCGCGCCCTGCTCTTCGACAACGACGGGACCCTCGTGTCCTCCCTGGACTCCGTGAACCGCTGCTGGACGCGGTGGGCCGTGGAGCACGGGCTGACGGCCGAGGACTTCGCGCGGATCGAGCTGCACGGCCGGCCGGCCGCCGAGATAGCCGCCGACCTGCTGCCCGCCGAGGCCGTGCCGGGGGCCATCGCGCGGATCGAGGACCTGGAGGTGGCGGACGTGGCCGACGGCGGGGTCAGCCTGCTCCCCGGGACCGGGGAGTTCCTCGCCGGACTGCCGGCCGAGCGCTGGGCCGTGGTCACCTCCGCCACCCGGCGGCTCGCCGAGGCCCGGCTGGGGGCCGTCGGCATCCTGCCCAAGACCCTGATCACCGCCGACGACGTCACCCGCGGCAAGCCCGACCCCGAGCCCTATCTGCTCGCCGCCCGCACCCTCGGCGTGGACCCCGCCGACTGCGTCGTCTTCGAGGACGCCCCCGCCGGACTCCAGGCCGGCCGCGCCGCGGGCATGCGGACCGTGGCCTTGGCCACAACCCACCGGGCCGGCGAGCTGACCGCCGATCTCGTCGTGGACGACCTGTCGGCCCTGTCCGCGCTGGTCACGGATGCCGGGATCGAGGTCTGCGCACGGCCCTGA
- a CDS encoding ATP-binding cassette domain-containing protein: MPRARRPRSAAHSTVTETHVITTSGLTKVYRSRGREVTALDGVDLHVREGEVYGVIGQSGAGKSSLIRCVNLLERPTSGTVTVAGQDLTALAGRGPRAGRELRQARSRIGMVFQHFNLLSSRTVQDNVELPLEILGASGKERSRKALELLDLVGLADKAKAYPAQLSGGQKQRVGIARALAGDPKVLLSDEATSALDPETTRSILQLLRDLNRQLGLTVLLITHEMDVVKSICDSAALMERGRIVESGTVTDLLATPGSELAAALFPVGGEASGADRTVVDVTFQGESATQPVISQLSRTYNIDISILGAAIDTVGGLQVGRMRIELPGRYEDNVVPIGFLREQGLQIDVVGHDEPTLVKEGVK, encoded by the coding sequence ATGCCACGTGCCCGGCGACCACGAAGCGCCGCGCACTCGACAGTGACGGAAACCCACGTGATCACCACCTCGGGCCTCACCAAGGTCTACCGCTCGCGCGGCCGCGAGGTCACCGCCCTGGACGGCGTCGACCTGCACGTCCGCGAAGGCGAGGTCTACGGCGTCATCGGCCAGTCCGGCGCCGGCAAGTCCTCCCTCATCCGCTGCGTCAACCTGCTGGAGCGTCCCACCTCGGGCACCGTGACCGTGGCCGGCCAGGACCTCACCGCGCTCGCCGGCCGCGGCCCCCGCGCCGGCCGGGAGCTCCGCCAGGCGCGCAGCCGCATCGGCATGGTCTTCCAGCACTTCAACCTGCTGTCCTCGCGCACCGTGCAGGACAACGTCGAGCTTCCGCTGGAAATTCTCGGCGCCTCCGGGAAGGAACGTTCCCGCAAGGCGCTGGAGCTGCTCGACCTGGTCGGCCTCGCCGACAAGGCCAAGGCCTACCCGGCCCAGCTCTCCGGCGGCCAGAAGCAGCGCGTCGGCATCGCCCGCGCCCTCGCCGGCGACCCCAAGGTGCTGCTCTCCGACGAGGCCACCAGCGCCCTGGACCCGGAGACCACCCGCTCGATCCTCCAGCTGCTGCGCGACCTCAACCGCCAGCTCGGCCTCACCGTCCTGCTCATCACGCACGAGATGGACGTCGTGAAGTCGATCTGCGACTCGGCCGCCCTCATGGAGCGGGGCCGCATCGTGGAGTCCGGCACGGTCACCGACCTGCTGGCCACCCCCGGCTCGGAACTCGCCGCCGCGCTGTTCCCCGTCGGCGGCGAGGCGAGCGGCGCCGACCGCACCGTCGTCGACGTGACCTTCCAGGGCGAGAGCGCGACCCAGCCGGTCATCTCCCAGCTCTCGCGCACCTACAACATCGACATATCCATCCTCGGCGCCGCCATCGACACCGTCGGCGGTCTCCAGGTCGGCCGCATGCGCATCGAACTGCCCGGCCGCTACGAGGACAACGTCGTGCCCATCGGCTTCCTGCGCGAGCAGGGCCTGCAGATCGACGTCGTCGGCCACGACGAGCCCACGCTGGTGAAGGAGGGCGTCAAGTGA
- a CDS encoding methionine ABC transporter permease, whose amino-acid sequence MTWSEMQPLLEQACTETLIMVGWSTLIAVVGGLPLGILLVLTDKGGLLQNTVVNKVIGQVVNIGRSLPFIILMVALMNFTRWITGTTIGSEAAIVPLAIGGIPFFARLVETAVREVDHGLVEAVQAMGGNTWTIVRKVLVPEALPSLIASTTTTVIALIGYSAMAGTVGGGGLGDLAVRYGYQRFETGLMWITVAILAVVISLIQFAGDFAARALHRRGARSGPGPKLRLLKGDEPATAEVGKAA is encoded by the coding sequence GTGACCTGGTCCGAGATGCAGCCGCTGCTGGAGCAGGCCTGTACCGAGACGCTGATCATGGTCGGCTGGTCCACCCTGATCGCCGTCGTCGGCGGCCTCCCGCTCGGCATCCTGCTGGTCCTCACCGACAAGGGCGGACTGCTGCAGAACACCGTGGTGAACAAGGTCATCGGGCAGGTCGTGAACATCGGCCGCTCGCTGCCGTTCATCATCCTCATGGTCGCCCTGATGAACTTCACCCGCTGGATCACCGGCACCACCATCGGCAGCGAGGCCGCGATCGTGCCGCTCGCCATCGGCGGCATCCCCTTCTTCGCCCGGCTCGTCGAGACCGCCGTGCGCGAGGTGGACCACGGGCTCGTGGAGGCCGTGCAGGCGATGGGCGGCAACACCTGGACCATCGTCCGCAAGGTTCTCGTCCCCGAGGCGCTGCCCTCGCTGATCGCCTCCACGACCACCACGGTCATCGCGCTCATCGGCTACTCCGCCATGGCCGGCACGGTCGGCGGCGGCGGACTCGGCGACCTCGCCGTCCGCTACGGCTACCAGCGCTTCGAGACCGGCCTGATGTGGATCACCGTCGCGATCCTCGCCGTGGTCATCTCCCTCATCCAGTTCGCCGGCGACTTCGCGGCCCGCGCCCTGCACCGACGCGGCGCCCGCTCCGGCCCCGGCCCGAAGCTGCGGCTGCTGAAGGGCGACGAGCCCGCCACGGCCGAGGTCGGCAAGGCCGCCTGA
- a CDS encoding MetQ/NlpA family ABC transporter substrate-binding protein codes for MRNTAKITTAVLAAGALTFGLTACGSDQDAASDTSGPLVVAASPVPHAEILTFVKDNLAEKAGLDLEVKEFTDYVTPNTATEDGSVGANYFQTQPYLDDFNKKNGTHIVSVVDVHLEPLGLYSHKVKKADELKSGATVAIPNDTVNEGRALQLLAANGLITLKDGVGTSATPADITDNPKKLTFKELEAAQTPRSLDDVDAAVVNGNYAIEADLKPSEDALVLEEAEGNPNSNLLAVKEGQEDDPRVKKLAKLLTSPEVKKFIEDTYAGSVLASF; via the coding sequence GTGCGTAACACCGCCAAGATCACCACCGCTGTCCTCGCCGCCGGAGCCCTCACCTTCGGGCTCACCGCCTGCGGCTCGGACCAGGACGCCGCCTCCGACACCTCCGGCCCGCTGGTCGTCGCCGCGAGCCCCGTGCCGCACGCCGAGATCCTGACCTTCGTCAAGGACAACCTCGCCGAGAAGGCCGGCCTCGACCTCGAGGTCAAGGAGTTCACCGACTACGTCACCCCGAACACCGCGACGGAGGACGGCTCGGTCGGCGCCAACTACTTCCAGACCCAGCCGTACCTCGACGACTTCAACAAGAAGAACGGCACCCACATCGTGTCGGTCGTCGACGTGCACCTGGAGCCGCTCGGCCTCTACTCGCACAAGGTGAAGAAGGCCGACGAGCTGAAGAGCGGTGCGACCGTCGCGATCCCGAACGACACCGTCAACGAGGGCCGGGCGCTGCAGCTGCTCGCCGCCAACGGCCTGATCACCCTCAAGGACGGCGTCGGCACCTCGGCCACCCCCGCGGACATCACCGACAACCCCAAGAAGCTCACCTTCAAGGAGCTCGAGGCCGCCCAGACCCCGCGCTCCCTGGACGACGTCGACGCCGCGGTGGTCAACGGCAACTACGCCATCGAGGCCGATCTGAAGCCCTCCGAGGACGCCCTGGTCCTCGAGGAGGCCGAGGGCAACCCGAACAGCAACCTCCTCGCCGTCAAGGAGGGCCAGGAGGACGACCCGCGCGTGAAGAAGCTCGCGAAGCTCCTCACCTCGCCCGAGGTGAAGAAGTTCATCGAGGACACGTACGCCGGCTCGGTGCTCGCCTCCTTCTGA
- a CDS encoding GNAT family N-acetyltransferase, whose product MTSTFPDISLSTERLVLRPLDADDVPALAAMMSDEQVGAWTGVPQPFTEDTARTWITEYAPAERAAGHGLDLAVTEFLTQRLVGLIRLTRTNWHVRSTELSYIVAPWARGEGYASEAALATAQWLFGDQKLQRIEMRTAADNTAAQQVAQKIGCISEGVLRNACIARVRTEDGGWSEVRTDYIVWSLLPEDIEGADGQLADSGGFTGYTDWN is encoded by the coding sequence ATGACGAGCACCTTCCCCGACATCTCCCTCAGCACGGAGCGGTTGGTGCTGCGTCCCCTCGACGCGGATGACGTCCCCGCCCTCGCCGCGATGATGAGCGACGAGCAGGTCGGCGCCTGGACCGGCGTCCCGCAGCCGTTCACCGAGGACACCGCCCGCACCTGGATCACCGAGTACGCCCCCGCCGAACGCGCCGCGGGACACGGCCTCGACCTCGCCGTCACCGAGTTCCTCACCCAGCGCCTGGTCGGCCTCATCCGGCTCACCCGCACCAACTGGCACGTACGGTCCACCGAGCTGTCGTACATCGTCGCCCCCTGGGCGCGCGGCGAGGGCTACGCCTCCGAGGCCGCGCTCGCCACCGCGCAGTGGCTGTTCGGCGACCAGAAGCTCCAGCGCATCGAAATGCGCACCGCCGCCGACAACACCGCCGCCCAGCAGGTCGCCCAGAAGATCGGCTGCATCAGCGAGGGCGTGCTGCGCAACGCCTGCATAGCCCGCGTCCGCACCGAGGACGGCGGCTGGAGCGAGGTGCGCACCGACTACATCGTGTGGAGCCTGCTGCCCGAGGACATCGAGGGCGCGGACGGACAACTCGCCGACAGCGGCGGCTTCACCGGCTACACCGACTGGAACTGA
- the cbiE gene encoding precorrin-6y C5,15-methyltransferase (decarboxylating) subunit CbiE, which yields MADRVTVIGWDGSPLTDAARSALGAATLVAGAAHHLALPEVPARAERIRLGSVSLAARRIAAHRGTAVVLADGDPGFFGVVRTLRAPEFGLEVEVVPAVSSVAAAFARAGMPWDDAEVVVAHPRTLRRAVNVCRAHTKVAVLTSPGAGPAELGLLMEGVHRSFVICEELGTEREQVTVVTSDKAADHTWRDPNVVIVIGGPVAAGDSAGWLAGRGPAAGPRGWTLPAEEYGGDLGEGEREPLRTGQLARLGPGLGDLVWDIGCGSGAFATDAARAGAAVIAVDSDRHACARTDAAARRHGVQMQIVHGTAPQVLENLPEPDVVRVGGGGAAVVSAVADRRPQRIVTHAATRDAAELIGRNLTEHGYRVECALLQSVELDTRAWTEKERSVAFLLSGVLPARDR from the coding sequence ATGGCCGACCGGGTCACGGTGATCGGCTGGGACGGCTCGCCGCTGACCGATGCGGCACGCTCCGCGCTGGGCGCGGCCACCCTGGTCGCCGGCGCCGCACACCACCTGGCGCTCCCCGAGGTGCCCGCCAGGGCCGAGCGCATCCGTCTCGGTTCCGTCTCCCTCGCCGCCCGCCGCATCGCCGCGCACCGCGGCACCGCGGTCGTGCTCGCCGACGGCGACCCCGGCTTCTTCGGCGTCGTACGCACCCTGCGCGCGCCGGAGTTCGGCCTGGAGGTCGAGGTCGTGCCCGCCGTCTCCTCGGTCGCCGCCGCCTTCGCCCGGGCCGGCATGCCCTGGGACGACGCGGAGGTGGTGGTCGCCCACCCGCGCACCCTGCGCCGCGCGGTGAACGTGTGCCGCGCCCACACCAAAGTGGCGGTTCTCACCTCGCCCGGCGCCGGACCCGCCGAACTGGGCCTGCTGATGGAGGGCGTCCACCGCTCCTTCGTCATCTGCGAGGAACTCGGCACCGAGCGCGAACAGGTCACCGTCGTCACCTCCGACAAGGCGGCCGACCACACCTGGCGCGACCCCAACGTGGTCATCGTCATCGGCGGCCCGGTGGCCGCCGGCGACTCCGCGGGCTGGCTCGCCGGACGCGGTCCCGCCGCCGGACCGCGCGGTTGGACCCTGCCCGCCGAGGAGTACGGCGGCGACCTCGGCGAGGGCGAGCGCGAACCCCTGCGCACCGGCCAACTCGCCCGCCTGGGACCGGGCCTGGGTGACCTCGTCTGGGACATCGGCTGCGGCTCCGGGGCGTTCGCCACCGACGCCGCGCGGGCCGGGGCCGCCGTCATCGCCGTCGACAGCGACCGGCACGCGTGCGCCCGCACCGACGCCGCCGCGCGCCGCCACGGGGTCCAGATGCAGATCGTCCACGGCACCGCGCCGCAGGTCCTGGAGAACCTCCCCGAGCCGGACGTGGTCCGGGTCGGCGGCGGGGGAGCGGCCGTGGTCTCCGCCGTGGCCGACCGCCGTCCGCAGCGGATCGTCACGCACGCCGCCACCCGCGACGCCGCCGAACTGATCGGCCGGAACCTGACGGAGCACGGCTACCGGGTTGAGTGCGCCCTGCTGCAGTCCGTCGAACTCGACACGCGGGCCTGGACGGAGAAGGAACGGAGCGTGGCCTTCCTGCTCAGCGGGGTGCTGCCCGCGCGCGACCGCTGA